From a region of the Helianthus annuus cultivar XRQ/B chromosome 5, HanXRQr2.0-SUNRISE, whole genome shotgun sequence genome:
- the LOC110944159 gene encoding leucine-rich repeat extensin-like protein 5: MPPRFFRRRGRGKGPITAPNNNEAGPSNARAPSTTESDDAQQNRRNLFEPARRSVSHSSTPPNPYGPRSDHEASNPQPSYIPLQRSLSHNSFGDPTPVFRGRFNPANFLQEPGNFNPLGPEDHFSGDHADDMDEDTDPVEPASGTPNHPIEISDGSSFHGSPYVSPDSFQAMFTRHEWYYTPPRHSPPQQQQQQQQDSPENPRFVAVTPPSPPPPIQPAPPQPPRRRRTGARISVRTGDFHFSSPRQSSASHYPPHQENPQMGGPSQPVAPQPPPMGFDNPIPAYTSTMAYNPFEPPVRNNYNYAEADPYMVTANYNTQGPYGDPWGIGYPTHGYPIPPRPIVRAQSQPPRFSPPEHEEILQRLDYVEREFHKERRERETFFQGLTSLIKGKSKKDR, encoded by the coding sequence ATGCCGCCAAGATTCTTCAGGAGAAGAGGAAGGGGCAAGGGGCCAATCACCGCCCCCAATAATAATGAAGCTGGACCCTCGAATGCGAGAGCTCCATCCACCACGGAGAGTGACGATGCCCAGCAGAAccggaggaacctctttgagccagcTCGACGGTCGGTCTCACACAGTTCAACACCTCCTAACCCTTATGGACCACGATCGGATCACGAGGCCAGCAACCCTCAACCTTCATACATACCATTACAGCGATCCTTATCGCACAACTCCTTCGGTGACCCTACACCAGTTTTTAGGGGCCGGTTTAACCCGGCAAACTTCCTGCAAGAACCAGGGAATTTTAACCCATTAGGTCCAGAAGATCATTTCTCTGGAGATCATGCGGacgacatggacgaggatacggaccctgTCGAGCCTGCCAGTggtacaccaaaccacccgatagagatctcTGACGGATCTTCCTTTCACGGATCGCCCTATGTTAGCCCCGATAGCTTTCAAGCTATGTTTACCAGGCACGAATGGTACTATACGCCTCCTCGCCATTCGccgcctcagcagcagcaacagcagcaacaagaTTCCCCTGAGAATCCGAGgttcgtggcagtcacgccaccatCTCCTCCGCCACCGATTCAACCGGCACCCCCGCAaccaccaaggcgtaggagaaccgGAGCGCGCATATCTGTGCGAACAGGAGACTTTCATTTTAGTTCTCCACGCCAATCAAGTgccagccactacccgccacatCAAGAAAATCCACAAATGGGTGGGCCTTCGCAACCAGTTGCACCGCAACCCCCTCctatgggttttgataacccaattccgGCATATACGAGTACCATGGCGTATAACCCGTTCGAACCGCCAGTGCGCAACAACTACAACTATGCCGAAGCAGACCCGTACATGGTAACGGCTAACTATAACACCCAAGGACCCTATGGAGATCCATGGGGAATAGGATACCCAACTCATGGGTACCCGATACCTCCCAGACCTATTGTTCGGGCACAATCACAACCACCAAGGTTCTCCCCACCAGAGCATGAAGAAATTCTGCAGAGATTGGACTATGTAGAGCGAGAATTTCACAAGGAGCGAAGGGAACGAGAAACGTTCTTCCAAGGACTGACAAGCTTGATCAAAGGGAAGAGCAAGAAGGACCGCTGA